From Ruminococcus sp. HUN007, a single genomic window includes:
- a CDS encoding FAD:protein FMN transferase, protein MKKIIILAFCLLISFLTVSCSSEGDLSASDKQITDTVSSDEASVRDLFAMDTLMTLKAYGEDREGALSEAVLKITELEKLFSATDEESEIWKASHSGGKTVSLSEETAEVLSFMLDISFKTNGALDPTVCPVVREWGFTTGKYKIPEQDVIASLLQLTGYEKVKLNGNELTLPEGMMLDLGASAKGYTGDVVSDIFRRHGVSSAVISLGGNVQTVGSRPDGTDWKVAVRDPLDEYEQLCIVSVSDKAVVTSGNYERYFTGEDGKRYCHIIDPSDGYPADNGIASVTVISDSGILCDCLSTALFVMGKDKALEYQKKHGGFEMIIVSSENEVTYTEGLEGKIELVK, encoded by the coding sequence ATGAAAAAAATAATTATTTTAGCATTCTGCCTGCTTATATCTTTTCTGACGGTCTCATGTTCATCCGAAGGTGATCTTTCGGCATCTGATAAGCAGATAACGGATACAGTTTCGTCTGATGAAGCTTCAGTGCGTGATCTGTTCGCAATGGATACTTTAATGACACTGAAGGCATACGGGGAAGACCGTGAAGGTGCACTCAGTGAAGCTGTATTAAAAATAACTGAACTTGAAAAGCTTTTTTCTGCAACTGACGAAGAAAGTGAGATATGGAAAGCTTCCCATTCCGGCGGAAAGACAGTTTCACTAAGTGAAGAAACAGCAGAAGTTCTTTCATTTATGCTTGATATTTCATTTAAGACAAACGGTGCGCTTGATCCTACTGTCTGTCCTGTAGTCAGAGAATGGGGATTTACAACCGGAAAATACAAAATTCCTGAACAGGACGTAATCGCCTCTCTTCTGCAGCTGACTGGTTATGAAAAAGTAAAGCTTAACGGTAATGAACTTACTTTACCTGAAGGTATGATGCTCGATCTCGGAGCGTCAGCAAAAGGCTATACCGGCGATGTTGTTTCAGATATTTTCCGCAGGCACGGAGTATCTTCAGCTGTAATAAGTCTTGGCGGAAATGTACAGACGGTAGGATCAAGACCGGACGGTACTGACTGGAAGGTAGCGGTAAGAGATCCGCTTGACGAATATGAACAGTTATGTATTGTTTCAGTTTCAGACAAGGCGGTGGTCACTTCCGGAAACTATGAACGTTATTTCACAGGCGAAGACGGGAAACGCTACTGCCATATTATCGATCCGTCAGACGGATATCCGGCCGACAACGGTATAGCATCAGTTACAGTAATAAGCGACAGCGGAATTCTCTGTGACTGTCTTTCTACTGCACTGTTTGTCATGGGTAAGGATAAAGCACTGGAGTACCAGAAAAAGCACGGCGGATTTGAAATGATAATCGTATCGTCAGAAAATGAAGTTACTTATACCGAGGGGCTTGAAGGAAAGATAGAACTGGTGAAGTGA
- a CDS encoding MATE family efflux transporter yields MDLNVSTVFGVIMFFVAFFHGDLLAGIFSNKPDTIAAAWDYLKAYAIDCLFTCFLFCFIGFYNGIEKTKFVMFQGIFGAFIIRIPVAFLMSHIGNGSLFKIGLATPCSTIVQITMCFIVYFDFAKSLKKEAK; encoded by the coding sequence ATGGATTTAAATGTATCAACGGTTTTCGGTGTAATCATGTTCTTCGTCGCATTCTTCCACGGTGATCTGCTTGCCGGCATATTCTCGAACAAACCTGATACAATCGCAGCAGCCTGGGATTACCTTAAGGCATATGCAATAGACTGCCTGTTCACATGTTTCCTTTTCTGCTTCATCGGATTTTATAACGGTATCGAGAAAACAAAGTTCGTCATGTTCCAGGGAATATTCGGAGCTTTTATTATCAGAATACCGGTTGCTTTCCTCATGTCACACATCGGAAACGGCTCACTTTTCAAAATAGGTCTTGCAACTCCGTGTTCTACAATTGTACAGATAACTATGTGTTTTATAGTTTATTTCGACTTTGCAAAAAGTCTGAAAAAGGAAGCAAAGTAA
- a CDS encoding CatB-related O-acetyltransferase gives MINGKRPDPDKVHPINGYDKEIYIKPTINNPNIIVGDFSYIADLDFESHVTHHYQWNGDKLIIGKFCQIAVGVEFVMNGANHQMNAVSTFPFYTLEGWDMEPPAMADLPLKGDTIIGNDVWIGQNAVILPGVHIGDGAIIGANSVVGRNVEPYTIVVGNPAKVLRKRFDDELIGLLQSFKWWEKKH, from the coding sequence ATGATAAATGGGAAACGACCTGATCCTGACAAAGTTCACCCTATCAATGGGTACGATAAAGAGATCTATATCAAGCCTACGATCAACAACCCCAACATTATTGTGGGCGATTTTTCATATATAGCTGATTTAGACTTTGAGAGTCATGTAACACACCATTATCAGTGGAATGGCGATAAACTGATTATCGGCAAGTTCTGCCAGATAGCGGTGGGCGTTGAGTTTGTTATGAATGGTGCAAATCATCAGATGAACGCTGTGTCTACTTTTCCGTTCTATACGCTGGAAGGCTGGGATATGGAGCCGCCTGCAATGGCTGACCTGCCCTTAAAGGGAGATACGATCATTGGAAATGATGTGTGGATAGGTCAAAATGCCGTCATTCTCCCCGGCGTTCACATTGGAGACGGTGCGATCATTGGTGCAAACAGCGTTGTAGGCAGAAATGTTGAACCTTACACAATCGTTGTCGGCAATCCTGCAAAGGTACTTCGTAAGCGTTTTGATGATGAACTTATCGGTTTGCTTCAGTCCTTTAAGTGGTGGGAAAAAAAGCATTGA